A genomic window from Bacteroidia bacterium includes:
- a CDS encoding DUF1801 domain-containing protein, which yields MATKKSKRIEIKTKQSSASVEDFINTMKDEQKRNDSFIVLNLTQTITGEEPKMWGASLIGFGKRRYKSPKTGREVDWFQMGFSPRKANLSLHLGVDIQQHSDALKKLGKHTTGVGCLYINKLTDINLDVLKDMIEATAKEI from the coding sequence ATGGCTACAAAAAAATCAAAACGGATTGAAATCAAAACAAAACAAAGTTCTGCAAGTGTTGAAGATTTTATCAATACTATGAAGGATGAACAGAAACGTAATGACAGTTTTATCGTCCTTAATCTAACGCAAACGATAACTGGAGAGGAACCTAAAATGTGGGGAGCATCGCTTATTGGCTTCGGTAAGAGACGATACAAAAGCCCCAAAACAGGTAGAGAGGTTGATTGGTTTCAAATGGGCTTTTCGCCACGGAAAGCAAATTTATCATTGCATCTTGGAGTTGACATACAACAACATTCAGACGCTTTAAAAAAATTGGGCAAACACACAACTGGCGTTGGTTGCTTATACATAAATAAACTGACAGATATAAATCTGGATGTGTTAAAAGATATGATTGAAGCTACGGCAAAAGAAATATAA